Genomic DNA from Spirochaeta isovalerica:
AGAATATCTCTCCCCCGTCAGGTGTTTCAAAGCCGCCTACCATTCGTAAAGTAGTGGTTTTACCGCAACCGCTCGGGCCCAGCAGTGTCAGAAATTCATTTCTGTCGATCGACAGCGAAATATTATCGACCACACGCTGGCCGCCGTAGGACTTTGCCAGCCCCGAAATACGAAGGATTTCATTCTTTTTCAACTATCCCATCACCCCCTGAATATTTTATCAGTCTTCTATATATCCCTCGGAAGCGGCCAGATCGTACTCGTCTCCGTAGTCTTCCAGCTCTTCCATTCCCAGGCCGTACAATTTGTACTCTCCTGTCGGATCATCTTCTCTCAGATAGACCAGTTCCTCTTTGGCTACATCTCTATCATCGAAAACGGCGATAACATCGCTCTCCTCTTTAATAAACCACAATTTACGGGACATAGAATCTCCTTTCCGACTGAAATTCAGACAAAATCAGTCATACCGGCTTATGAGAAGGGTACTCGGGCTTTTTCTTTATCTGTTCGGGAAATAATATCCCCTTTTTGCTTTTTAAAAGCCTGAGATGCGTTCTCACTGGTGAACGGCATCGTGCTGCGCAACTCCTATACCAGTTCCGGTATAATAATAATGAAGATGACAGCAGACTTCCGTTAGCATGAAGGGTCCGTAGGTCTGCGGCTGAGTACCGAGTACATCGATAGATTCAGCTGTTTTATATTTAAGGTTTCTTGTGGAATCTGTCAATATTAAATATGATAAAGAGATGAAAATCAGGCCCTGTATAGATTTGCACAACGGTAAAGTCAAACAGATAGTCGGCGGAACCCTGACCGATAGAGATAACAGCGCCAGGGAGAATTTCGTTTCCTCCCGCGGTGCGTCCTATTATGCGCGTCAATACCGCGACGATAAAATGACCGGGGGACATATCGTAAAACTCGGTCCGGGAAATGATAATGAAGCGGAAAAAGCTCTGAAGATCTGGCCGGAAGGTATGCAGATCGGTGGGGGGATTACCGGAGATAACTGCCGGCTCTGGATCGACCGCGGAGCGTCCCATGTCATTGTCACGTCCTGGGTCTTCCGCGATGGCGCAATCGATTTTACCAGACTGGACGAACTTGTTAAGCTTATAGGGAAAAAGCGGCTTGTTCTGGACTTGAGCTGCCGGAAACAAAATGGTAAATATGTTGTCGTTACAGACCGCTGGCAGAGATATACCGACTTTATCGTAAACAGGAAAAACATCGCTCTTCTCGAATCCTATTGCGATGAGTTTCTGATCCATGCCGCCGATGTGGAAGGCTTGAGGGGAGGGATAGAAGCCGATCTAGTGTCAGATCTCGGCCGATGGTCTTCCATCCCTGTGACTTATGCCGGAGGAGCCCGCGACCTGAATGATGCGGAGAAAGTCAAAGAGCTGGGCAGAGGTCTGGTTGACCTGACAATCGGCAGCGCTCTGGATATTTTCGGAGGTTCCCTGGCCTATAGAGACGTTGTTCAGTGGAATCGGGAGAATAGAGGTGTATACTAGAGTTATGAAATATATTCCGGTACTTGCCGTTCTAATATCACTCTCTTCCTGCGTTCTGACAGGATCGGGGATCCGGGATATCTCGGGAAAACTGTTCGGAACTGTTCCCGCTAGTGTTAAAGTCGGGTTTTTTCCTCCCGGAAATGATTACGCCTTTACCTATGATAAAACCGAAGACGACAGCACAGGCGGCGCCGATAAAGATATGGTTTTCACAAACGCAACAGGTCATGAAAAAGACGGTTCGACCGGAGTTCATGTTTTTACACCTGTCGCCGGACTGATCGCCACTCCTTCGGGCGGAGAATTCTCCTTGACTCTTCCCGATGACCCGACGACGATAACATGTCTTATAGCCTGGGATGATGCAAACGACGATGATCAATTTGATTTAGGATCGGAAGATGCTTATCTACCGGTTATTGAATTAGAGGGGAAAAATCATGTGGTTCATCATTTTTCCTATATCGAAGTCGTTGAAAATATCACCTATGAAGCGGTTTACAGCACCATGGATCGCGATGATGTCTATTACGATCTTGATTTTTATGAACCCCGACAGGACGGTTTTGATGTCATCGGGGCCGATGGTTTTAATTTTTATTTCGATTAAGGTTCCATAATGACTTTTTCCCAGCTGAGCTTATCCCCATCGACGAAAACCCGGATAAAAGCATCTTCGCTGAAAGGTTTCTCTAGAGGGGGAGTCGTGACGTACTCCACTCCGTTTAATGTACGGTAGTTCCATACGTGCGTGTGTCCGGCAAACATGATATCAACTTTATATTTGGAAAAAAGATACATCAGTTTGTAAATCTCTTCAGGATCGGAAAACTGAACAACGGTCAGTATGGGATCGGCGAAAAACTGGCTGTGGGAGAATACGATCTGATGATCCCAGTGCCCCGATTCTTTTTTGAGTGTTTCCTCGAGCCATTCCATCTGCAAAGCGCCTATCGTACTGTTTGCCGAATCAAGTGCTATAATAAACATAGAACCGGAATCCGGGGTATCTCTATAACCTATTTCCAGAGAGAACGTGGTCTTTCCGAGTACTTCTCTATAGTACTTCCATCCTGAATGGTAAGTGTCATGATTACCGATAGTCTGGAACCATGGTTTACCTTTTCCGTCCATGATGGATTTATATGCTTCGAACTCTTCCAGAAAACCGTGTTCCGATGAATCTCCGCAATCCAGTATGAACTCATCTTCGTCAACCATGTATTCGTCCAGTACAACTCTCAACTGAGGCAGCTCAGGATCCTGTCCCTGAATATCTGAAAAAACAATAAATTGATATTTTTTATCTTCACTGTTCAGATCTTTGATCAGTGACGGATCGCTTTCGTAGTCCATAGTTTGGCTTTCGATAAATCTTTCATCAGGTGTGGAATAACTGTAAAAGAATCCTCCGAGCAGAGCGATCTGATCACATCCGGTTAATAGAAAAAAAGATATAATAAAAACTAATGTTATTCTAATGTGCATAACTATATTTTATTCCCAGGTTGCCGTAAAATCCAGATATAAAACTGGTAAAACCGACTTGGCCGGGATTCGTAACTCCCAGCCCGATCAACAGGTTAAAAGAATCAAAAAACATTATTTCACTATCCAGATTGTGACTCATATCCGTTATATTGCTGGAGTAGAAATGATCGAAGTTCTTAATCGTATAGGATAACTTGAATTTCTCTCTATCGAAAAATTTAATTTTGAGGTTGTAGAGCGTGCTGACTGTAAAGCTCTCATCCATTCCGCCGAGAAATCGCATGCCCAAACCGGCTTCTACGTCGACAAATCTTGTTATGAATTTGATCGTCGGGTAGATGGAGTTTTCGGTAATTTCATACTCGGTGAACTCTCTACCCAGGAATGTGATGCTGTATTCGAGGAAATGAGGAAAACCGTTTACACTGGCCCTGAGAAAGTACCGTTCCGGCAATGTATGAAAAGCTGTGGAAAATCCACCATAAATTGAGAAATGATCTGAATAACTGTAATGTCCTTCAAAAAACAGTTCGTTGGTGATTCCATTAATGTAATTATAATCAAATCTGTAAAATGAACTTAAAAAATCATTTGAACTATCAGACCAGGCATTTGCTGAACAATACAGGAAAACAAGGCTTATGATGATTCTTTTTATATGCATTGGCAACTCTATATTAGTGTTTTTATCAAAAAGGATTGATCTTATTATATTTAACATATTCTTAAATCATATTTAATATTCGGATGCAGAGATTTTAACAAATACTTAATTCCATTTTAATCATCCAGTTATGAAAGCGAAATGCGTATATATGTACTGCTAAAAATACGAAAAAGATTTAATAAGTCCTTCTAAAGACTTCTTTGCCTGATACAGGAGGGATATTTCTAATAATAAGAAGTCCAGTATTTT
This window encodes:
- a CDS encoding metallophosphoesterase family protein; this translates as MHIRITLVFIISFFLLTGCDQIALLGGFFYSYSTPDERFIESQTMDYESDPSLIKDLNSEDKKYQFIVFSDIQGQDPELPQLRVVLDEYMVDEDEFILDCGDSSEHGFLEEFEAYKSIMDGKGKPWFQTIGNHDTYHSGWKYYREVLGKTTFSLEIGYRDTPDSGSMFIIALDSANSTIGALQMEWLEETLKKESGHWDHQIVFSHSQFFADPILTVVQFSDPEEIYKLMYLFSKYKVDIMFAGHTHVWNYRTLNGVEYVTTPPLEKPFSEDAFIRVFVDGDKLSWEKVIMEP
- the hisA gene encoding phosphoribosylformimino-5-aminoimidazole carboxamide ribotide isomerase, which encodes MKIRPCIDLHNGKVKQIVGGTLTDRDNSARENFVSSRGASYYARQYRDDKMTGGHIVKLGPGNDNEAEKALKIWPEGMQIGGGITGDNCRLWIDRGASHVIVTSWVFRDGAIDFTRLDELVKLIGKKRLVLDLSCRKQNGKYVVVTDRWQRYTDFIVNRKNIALLESYCDEFLIHAADVEGLRGGIEADLVSDLGRWSSIPVTYAGGARDLNDAEKVKELGRGLVDLTIGSALDIFGGSLAYRDVVQWNRENRGVY